In Microbacterium sp. AB, a single genomic region encodes these proteins:
- a CDS encoding phosphoribosyl-ATP diphosphatase: MKKFDDLFAELAEKAQSRPEGSGTVAELDAGVHFIGKKIVEEAAEVWMAAEYQSDAETAEEVSQLLYHLQVLLIAKGLTLEDVYRHL, translated from the coding sequence GTGAAGAAATTCGACGATCTGTTCGCCGAGCTGGCTGAGAAGGCCCAGAGCCGTCCGGAGGGCTCCGGGACGGTGGCGGAGCTGGACGCCGGCGTCCACTTCATCGGCAAGAAGATCGTGGAGGAGGCCGCCGAGGTCTGGATGGCCGCGGAGTACCAGTCCGACGCCGAGACGGCGGAGGAGGTCTCGCAGCTGCTGTACCACCTGCAGGTGCTGCTGATCGCGAAGGGCCTCACCCTCGAGGACGTCTACCGACATCTGTGA
- the rpe gene encoding ribulose-phosphate 3-epimerase codes for MTLPAAPRINPSILSADFVNMQADLERIATADFVHVDVMDNHFVPNLTFGPQMVERIQQTSPVPLDVHLMITDADRWAPGYAELGAASVTFHLEAAAEPIALARRLRARGARAGVAVKPGTPVEGLFEHLHEFDQILVMTVEPGFGGQSFMGDMMPKLRSLSAEARTRGADVWLQVDGGISASTIGQAAEAGADTFVAGSAVFGATDVASSVADLRALAAEHAHRTR; via the coding sequence ATGACCCTTCCCGCCGCGCCCCGGATCAACCCGAGCATCCTCTCGGCCGACTTCGTGAACATGCAGGCCGATCTCGAGCGGATCGCGACGGCCGACTTCGTGCACGTCGACGTCATGGACAACCACTTCGTGCCGAACCTCACGTTCGGTCCGCAGATGGTCGAGCGCATCCAGCAGACGAGTCCGGTTCCGCTCGACGTGCACCTCATGATCACCGACGCCGACCGTTGGGCTCCCGGCTACGCGGAACTCGGCGCCGCGTCGGTGACCTTTCATCTCGAGGCGGCCGCGGAGCCGATCGCCCTCGCGCGGCGCCTGCGGGCGAGGGGCGCCAGGGCCGGCGTGGCCGTGAAGCCCGGCACGCCCGTCGAGGGGCTGTTCGAGCACCTGCACGAGTTCGACCAGATCCTCGTCATGACCGTCGAGCCGGGGTTCGGCGGCCAGTCGTTCATGGGCGACATGATGCCCAAGCTCCGCTCCCTCTCCGCCGAGGCGCGCACGCGTGGGGCGGATGTCTGGCTGCAGGTCGACGGAGGGATCTCCGCCTCGACGATCGGGCAGGCCGCGGAGGCCGGCGCCGACACCTTCGTGGCGGGGTCGGCCGTGTTCGGGGCGACGGATGTCGCGTCCTCCGTCGCCGATCTGCGCGCCCTCGCCGCAGAGCACGCCCACCGGACCCGGTAG
- a CDS encoding RsmB/NOP family class I SAM-dependent RNA methyltransferase, whose product MNGRERRADVRVQLPRRVAFVVLRAVSSSDAYANLLLPREIRRAGLGAADAALATELAYGTLRRRGTYDAIIRMAADRDASAIDPPVLDALRLAVHQILATRVASHAAVNESVQLAREEAGSQAAGFANAVLRRVARDTPGDWMARVGETARSEDERLGLSSAHPVWVIRAFRRALAAEGRAEELASLLEADNVAPGVTMAALPGLAAPEGESTPHSPVGFRLGGGDPERLVRSSEGRVRVQDEGSQLVALALTRLSPVAPGERWLDLCAGPGGKTALLAAEALAGGALLEANEVAPARAGLVRRALDAVPLDVEVHEEDGRSLAADRAGRYDRVLVDAPCTGLGALRRRPEARWRKQPSDVADLVPVQAALLDAAITAIAPGGVVAYVTCSPHLAETAGVVREVRERRGDEVEELDARAALQAVSLTPLDLPEPSDGSLHAQLWPHRHGTDAMFLALLRKRA is encoded by the coding sequence ATGAACGGCCGGGAGAGGCGAGCGGACGTGCGCGTGCAGCTGCCGCGTCGGGTCGCCTTCGTCGTGCTGCGGGCCGTGTCCTCGTCCGACGCGTACGCCAATCTGCTCTTGCCGCGCGAGATCCGGCGGGCGGGGCTCGGCGCCGCCGACGCGGCCCTCGCGACGGAGCTCGCATACGGCACGCTGCGGCGCCGCGGAACCTACGACGCGATCATCCGGATGGCCGCAGATCGCGACGCGTCGGCGATCGACCCGCCCGTGCTGGACGCGCTGCGGCTCGCGGTGCACCAGATCCTCGCGACGCGCGTCGCGTCGCACGCGGCCGTGAACGAGTCGGTTCAGCTCGCGCGGGAGGAGGCCGGGTCGCAGGCGGCCGGCTTCGCGAACGCCGTGCTCCGCCGCGTGGCACGAGACACGCCGGGCGACTGGATGGCGCGCGTGGGGGAGACCGCGCGATCGGAGGACGAGCGGCTGGGACTCTCCAGCGCGCATCCCGTCTGGGTGATCCGGGCCTTCCGGCGCGCCCTGGCCGCCGAGGGGCGCGCCGAGGAGCTCGCCTCCCTCCTCGAGGCCGACAACGTCGCGCCGGGGGTGACGATGGCCGCCCTTCCGGGACTCGCGGCGCCCGAGGGGGAGAGCACGCCGCATTCGCCCGTCGGCTTCCGCCTCGGCGGCGGCGACCCGGAGCGGCTCGTCCGATCGTCCGAGGGGCGCGTCCGCGTGCAGGACGAGGGCTCGCAGCTCGTCGCGCTCGCCCTCACGCGGCTGTCGCCCGTCGCCCCCGGGGAGCGGTGGCTCGACCTCTGCGCAGGGCCCGGCGGGAAGACGGCGCTGCTCGCGGCCGAGGCGCTCGCCGGAGGCGCGCTGCTCGAGGCGAACGAGGTCGCCCCGGCGCGCGCCGGGCTCGTGCGCCGGGCGCTCGACGCCGTACCGCTCGACGTCGAGGTGCACGAGGAGGACGGCCGATCGCTCGCCGCCGACCGCGCGGGACGGTACGACCGCGTTCTCGTCGACGCGCCCTGCACGGGGCTCGGCGCACTGCGCCGCAGACCGGAGGCGCGGTGGCGCAAGCAGCCGTCCGACGTCGCAGACCTCGTGCCGGTGCAGGCGGCGCTGCTCGACGCCGCGATCACGGCGATCGCTCCGGGCGGCGTCGTGGCGTACGTGACGTGCTCGCCCCATCTCGCGGAGACCGCCGGGGTCGTGCGCGAGGTCCGCGAGCGCCGCGGCGACGAGGTGGAGGAGCTCGACGCGCGCGCGGCGCTGCAGGCCGTGTCGCTGACGCCGCTCGATCTGCCGGAGCCGTCCGACGGCTCCCTCCATGCGCAGCTGTGGCCGCACCGTCATGGGACGGACGCGATGTTCCTGGCGCTGCTGCGCAAGCGGGCCTGA
- the fmt gene encoding methionyl-tRNA formyltransferase, whose protein sequence is MTASPSFRLVFAGTPEAAVPSLRALHAAGHDIAAVVTRPDAPQGRKRVLTPSPVAVEAERLGLPVIRAARLDDDATSEIVALDADLGVVVAYGGLVREPLLSAPAHGWINLHFSLLPRWRGAAPVQHALIAGDDELGTAVFRLVRELDAGDVYAQAPVPLPDDATAGEALAVLADAGAEQLAGVVAAIADGSAVAVPQSGEPTPAPKLRLEDGALDWTQPAGRILARWRGVTPEPGAHTTVGGGRVKVLRMERAPGAPGLAPGETASSKRGVLVGTRTDPLLVTRVQPSGRGPMDAADWLRGARDAVRFGA, encoded by the coding sequence ATGACCGCATCCCCGTCGTTCCGTCTCGTCTTCGCGGGCACGCCCGAGGCCGCCGTGCCGTCGCTTCGCGCCCTGCACGCCGCGGGTCACGACATCGCGGCCGTCGTGACCCGGCCCGACGCGCCTCAGGGGCGCAAACGCGTGCTCACGCCCTCGCCCGTCGCGGTCGAGGCGGAGCGGCTCGGGCTCCCCGTGATCCGGGCGGCGCGGCTCGACGACGACGCGACCTCGGAGATCGTCGCGCTCGACGCGGACCTCGGCGTCGTCGTCGCCTACGGCGGCCTCGTGCGCGAGCCGCTCCTGTCGGCGCCGGCGCACGGGTGGATCAATCTGCACTTCTCGCTGCTGCCGCGATGGCGGGGAGCCGCGCCCGTGCAGCACGCGCTCATCGCGGGGGACGACGAGCTCGGCACCGCGGTGTTCCGCCTCGTCCGCGAGCTCGATGCCGGAGACGTCTACGCGCAGGCGCCCGTTCCGCTGCCCGACGACGCGACGGCGGGGGAGGCCCTCGCGGTCCTCGCCGACGCGGGCGCCGAGCAGCTCGCGGGCGTCGTCGCCGCGATCGCGGACGGCTCGGCGGTCGCCGTTCCGCAGTCGGGGGAGCCGACGCCCGCGCCGAAGCTCCGCCTCGAGGACGGCGCGCTGGACTGGACGCAGCCGGCCGGCCGCATCCTCGCGCGCTGGCGCGGCGTCACGCCCGAGCCGGGGGCGCACACGACCGTCGGCGGCGGGCGCGTCAAGGTGCTGAGGATGGAGCGGGCGCCGGGGGCTCCCGGGCTCGCGCCGGGGGAGACGGCGTCGTCGAAGCGGGGCGTCCTCGTCGGAACCCGCACGGACCCGCTCCTCGTGACGCGGGTGCAGCCGTCGGGCAGGGGCCCGATGGACGCGGCGGACTGGCTTCGCGGCGCACGCGACGCGGTGAGGTTCGGCGCATGA
- a CDS encoding primosomal protein N' family DNA-binding protein — protein MPRRIARVLLESSLPQLDRLFDYAIPDELVGDARPGVRVKVPLRSAGRTIEGFVVETGDEDDADRALSEIDQVVSAARVLPERLYRLARTVADRSAGSASDVLRLAIPKRMVRAEKAWLASDGATPPVVLSEERRTADDVLAEFPMLRDRLLDGARIAVDAPPRLVDGRPAWARLLAAAAAAVLAEGRSAIVAVPDHRDLDLLQEQLLALVPGSALVRHDAGQSGPERYAGFLRTLDDAPCVVIGNRSAVYAPVHDTGLVALWDDGDPLFEEPLAPYAHARDVALVRQAVDGCALLFAGHTRTSDVERLVTLGFVAEAAAPRRAAPRVVLSTAPEHEQASARIPSASFRAVREGLDLGPVLVQVARPGYAPSLVCADCRTPTRCAHCGGPLHARARGATPVCGWCGRSAHAWACAACASTRLRLASSGSERTADELGRAFPGARVIVADGAHPVREVDDRAALVVATRGAEPIAPSGYRAVLLLDGDRMLQAPDLRIGESCLRWWSNAAALAAPGAPVHLVGVTGPVARALASWTQPNYARTELEERLPLRMPPAARVARLEGDSAAVDRALETLAADVPGLGDDAVLGPVPIDRDGYPGARALIRFDYGRGPAVTRSLRASVVAAAMSGRGRGRGKGARGRGTSRNTLAVRVDLADPEL, from the coding sequence ATGCCGCGCCGTATCGCACGCGTGCTCCTGGAGTCGTCGCTGCCGCAGCTGGACCGGCTGTTCGACTATGCGATCCCCGACGAGCTGGTCGGCGACGCCCGGCCCGGCGTCCGGGTGAAGGTCCCGCTGCGCTCGGCGGGGAGGACGATCGAGGGATTCGTCGTCGAGACCGGCGACGAGGACGACGCCGACCGCGCCCTGTCCGAGATCGACCAGGTGGTCTCCGCGGCACGCGTGCTGCCGGAGCGTCTGTACCGGCTCGCGCGCACCGTCGCGGACAGGTCGGCGGGCTCCGCGAGCGACGTGCTGCGCCTGGCCATCCCCAAGCGGATGGTCAGGGCCGAGAAGGCGTGGCTCGCCTCCGACGGGGCGACGCCGCCCGTCGTGCTGTCGGAGGAACGGCGGACGGCCGACGACGTGCTCGCGGAGTTCCCCATGCTGCGCGATCGGCTCCTCGACGGCGCACGGATCGCCGTCGACGCGCCCCCGCGCCTCGTCGACGGACGGCCGGCGTGGGCGCGCCTGCTGGCCGCCGCCGCGGCGGCCGTGCTGGCGGAGGGGCGCTCGGCGATCGTGGCGGTCCCCGACCATCGCGACCTCGATCTGCTGCAGGAGCAGCTGCTGGCACTCGTCCCCGGGTCGGCGCTCGTACGGCACGACGCCGGCCAGTCGGGACCGGAACGCTACGCGGGGTTCCTCCGCACCCTCGACGATGCGCCGTGTGTCGTCATCGGCAACCGCTCGGCGGTGTACGCGCCCGTGCACGACACGGGCCTCGTCGCCCTCTGGGACGACGGCGACCCGCTGTTCGAGGAGCCGCTCGCGCCGTACGCGCATGCGCGCGACGTCGCCCTCGTGCGCCAGGCCGTCGACGGCTGCGCGCTGCTCTTCGCCGGCCACACGCGCACGAGCGACGTCGAGCGACTCGTGACGCTCGGGTTCGTGGCGGAGGCGGCCGCGCCGCGCCGGGCGGCGCCGCGCGTCGTGCTGAGCACGGCGCCGGAGCACGAGCAGGCCTCCGCGCGCATCCCGTCGGCCAGCTTCCGCGCCGTGCGCGAGGGGCTCGACCTCGGGCCCGTGCTCGTGCAGGTCGCACGCCCCGGCTATGCGCCGTCGCTCGTCTGCGCTGACTGCCGCACCCCGACGCGTTGCGCGCACTGCGGCGGGCCGCTGCACGCCCGCGCCCGCGGCGCGACGCCCGTGTGCGGATGGTGCGGGAGATCGGCGCACGCGTGGGCGTGCGCCGCCTGCGCGTCGACCCGGCTGCGCCTCGCCTCCTCCGGCAGCGAGAGGACGGCCGACGAGCTCGGCCGCGCGTTCCCCGGGGCGCGCGTCATCGTGGCGGACGGCGCCCATCCCGTCCGCGAGGTCGACGACCGCGCCGCGCTCGTGGTGGCGACGCGGGGCGCCGAGCCGATCGCGCCGTCCGGATACCGCGCCGTCCTCCTCCTCGACGGCGACCGCATGCTGCAGGCCCCCGACCTGCGCATCGGCGAGTCGTGCCTGCGCTGGTGGTCGAACGCGGCCGCGCTCGCGGCTCCCGGGGCTCCCGTGCATCTCGTCGGCGTGACGGGGCCGGTCGCCCGGGCCCTCGCGAGCTGGACGCAGCCGAACTACGCACGGACCGAGCTGGAGGAGCGGCTGCCGCTGCGCATGCCGCCGGCGGCACGCGTGGCACGCCTCGAGGGGGACTCCGCGGCGGTCGACCGCGCGCTGGAGACGCTCGCGGCGGACGTGCCGGGTCTCGGCGACGACGCCGTCCTCGGACCCGTGCCGATCGACCGCGACGGCTATCCGGGAGCACGCGCCCTCATCCGGTTCGACTACGGCCGCGGGCCGGCCGTGACGAGATCCCTGCGGGCGTCGGTCGTGGCGGCCGCCATGAGCGGCAGGGGCCGGGGGCGGGGGAAGGGCGCGCGCGGTCGCGGCACGTCCCGCAACACGCTCGCCGTGCGCGTCGACCTCGCCGATCCCGAGCTGTAG
- the metK gene encoding methionine adenosyltransferase, whose protein sequence is MSLRLFTSESVTEGHPDKICDQISDSILDGLLRVDRESRVAVETLVTTGLVHVAGEMRTDGYVEIPAIVRGVINRIGYTSSEMGFDGDSCGVSVSVGEQSGDIAHGVDRALEQREGDSVDRFDLLGAGDQGIMFGFATNETPQLMPMAAWTAHRLAERLTAVRRNGELPFLRPDGKTQVTLGYEGFTPKTVDAVVLSTQHHPGTTQEELRQEIEQRVIRPVLDQTGLDHTGVKLYINPAGPFVTGGPKGDAGLTGRKIIIDTYGGAARHGGGAFSGKDPSKVDRSAAYAMRWVAKNAVAAGLAERLEVQVAYAIGKANPVGLYVESFGTGSVSDETITRAISEVFDLRPGAIIEELDLLRPIYAQTAAYGHFGRELPDFTWEQTTRVEELQRAAGL, encoded by the coding sequence ATGAGCCTGCGCCTGTTCACGTCCGAGTCGGTCACGGAGGGGCATCCCGACAAGATCTGCGACCAGATCTCCGACAGCATCCTCGACGGGCTGCTGCGCGTCGACCGCGAGAGCCGTGTCGCCGTGGAGACCCTCGTGACCACGGGTCTCGTGCACGTGGCGGGCGAGATGCGCACGGACGGGTACGTCGAGATCCCCGCGATCGTGCGCGGCGTCATCAACCGCATCGGGTACACCTCGAGCGAGATGGGCTTCGACGGCGACTCGTGCGGCGTGAGCGTCTCGGTGGGCGAGCAGTCCGGCGACATCGCGCACGGCGTCGACAGGGCGCTGGAGCAGCGCGAGGGCGACTCCGTCGACCGGTTCGACCTGCTGGGCGCCGGCGACCAGGGCATCATGTTCGGCTTCGCGACGAACGAGACGCCGCAGCTCATGCCGATGGCGGCGTGGACGGCGCACCGCCTCGCCGAGCGCCTCACCGCGGTACGCCGCAACGGCGAGCTCCCCTTCCTGCGCCCGGACGGCAAGACGCAGGTGACCCTGGGTTACGAGGGTTTCACGCCGAAGACCGTGGACGCCGTCGTGCTCTCGACGCAGCATCACCCCGGCACGACGCAGGAGGAGCTGCGTCAGGAGATCGAGCAGAGGGTCATCCGCCCCGTCCTCGATCAGACCGGCCTCGACCACACGGGGGTCAAGCTGTACATCAACCCCGCCGGTCCCTTCGTCACGGGCGGCCCGAAGGGCGACGCCGGCCTCACGGGCCGCAAGATCATCATCGACACCTACGGCGGCGCCGCCCGGCACGGCGGCGGCGCCTTCAGCGGGAAGGACCCGTCGAAGGTCGACCGCTCGGCCGCATATGCCATGCGCTGGGTCGCGAAGAACGCGGTGGCCGCGGGCCTCGCCGAGCGGCTCGAGGTGCAGGTGGCGTACGCGATCGGCAAGGCGAACCCCGTGGGCCTCTACGTGGAGTCGTTCGGCACGGGGTCCGTGTCCGACGAGACCATCACGCGCGCGATCTCCGAGGTCTTCGACCTGCGCCCGGGCGCGATCATCGAGGAGCTCGACCTGCTGCGCCCCATCTACGCCCAGACGGCGGCGTACGGGCACTTCGGCCGCGAGCTCCCCGACTTCACCTGGGAGCAGACCACGCGCGTCGAAGAGCTGCAGCGCGCCGCAGGCCTCTGA
- the rpoZ gene encoding DNA-directed RNA polymerase subunit omega gives MSSEHKGIIDPPIDELLDRVDSKYQLVIYGAKRARQINDYYTDLHEGNLFDNVGPLVDSSVEDKPLTIALHEIHQDKLRLRPAE, from the coding sequence ATGAGCAGCGAGCACAAGGGCATCATCGACCCGCCGATCGACGAGCTTCTCGACCGCGTCGACTCGAAGTACCAGCTTGTGATCTACGGCGCCAAGCGCGCCCGCCAGATCAACGACTACTACACCGATCTGCACGAGGGCAACCTCTTCGACAACGTCGGGCCGCTCGTCGACTCGTCGGTCGAGGACAAGCCGCTCACGATCGCGCTGCACGAGATCCACCAGGACAAGCTGCGCCTCCGTCCCGCGGAGTGA
- the gmk gene encoding guanylate kinase, whose protein sequence is MTEHPGVPRPAPPEVDRAAASRRAVEARRARASLKRDLSTRVVTPQEILRRADADPHSPAGTLRVPEFLTALPAIGEGKRDRILTELAISPVKRIGGLGGRQRQALAAWLDDRMPEPEARPGRSRLIVLAGPTAVGKGTVAAHIKEHHPELLLSVSATTRPPRPGEVDGEHYFFVDDAEFDRLVADGELLEHATVHNRHRYGTPRAPIERALADGKAVLLEIDLQGARQVRAAAPSATLVFLLPPSWDELTSRLVGRGTEDAEERARRLRTAKVELAAQGEFDFRVVNDSVADAARQVVDLIQASGR, encoded by the coding sequence TTGACTGAGCACCCGGGCGTGCCCCGCCCCGCCCCGCCCGAGGTCGACCGCGCCGCCGCGTCGCGGAGGGCCGTCGAGGCGCGCCGTGCACGGGCGAGCCTCAAGCGGGACCTGTCGACGCGCGTCGTGACGCCGCAGGAGATCCTGCGCCGTGCGGACGCCGATCCGCACTCGCCGGCCGGGACCCTGCGCGTGCCGGAGTTCCTCACCGCCCTTCCCGCGATCGGGGAGGGGAAGCGCGACCGCATCCTGACGGAGCTCGCGATCTCGCCCGTCAAGCGCATCGGCGGCCTCGGCGGCCGGCAGCGCCAGGCGCTGGCCGCATGGCTGGACGACCGCATGCCGGAGCCGGAGGCGCGACCCGGCCGGAGCCGGCTCATCGTGCTCGCCGGTCCGACGGCGGTGGGCAAGGGCACGGTGGCGGCCCACATCAAGGAGCACCACCCCGAGCTGCTGCTGTCGGTCTCGGCGACGACGCGCCCGCCGCGCCCGGGCGAGGTGGACGGCGAGCACTACTTCTTCGTCGACGACGCGGAGTTCGACCGCCTCGTCGCCGACGGCGAGCTGCTCGAGCACGCCACGGTACACAACCGGCACCGTTACGGCACGCCGCGCGCCCCCATCGAGCGGGCGCTGGCCGACGGGAAGGCCGTCCTCCTCGAGATCGACCTGCAGGGCGCGCGCCAGGTGCGGGCGGCCGCCCCCTCCGCGACGCTCGTGTTCCTGCTGCCGCCGAGCTGGGACGAGCTGACCTCGCGCCTCGTCGGACGCGGGACGGAGGACGCCGAGGAGCGGGCCCGCCGGCTGCGCACGGCGAAGGTCGAGCTGGCCGCGCAGGGGGAGTTCGACTTCCGCGTCGTGAACGACAGCGTCGCCGATGCGGCGCGACAGGTCGTAGACTTGATCCAGGCATCCGGGCGCTGA
- the pyrF gene encoding orotidine-5'-phosphate decarboxylase, translated as MAAFGERVRSVVGARGPLCVGIDPHLSLLAEWGLAADAGGVREFGLRVVEAATGRAGFVKPQASFYERFGSAGFAALEEVLAAARAAGLIVIADAKRGDIGSTMDAYAAAWLAPGSPLEADALTMSPYLGVGALEGALSLADAHGKGAFVLAATSNPEAVGVQRAATERGTVSASIVSDVSARNARVAADGEWGSTGLVIGATVGWTDAGLAPFAPPAPILAPGFGFQGARGGDLASVFGDMAPCVIASESRSILAAGPADIADAVAEAARAYRRERDGGSVD; from the coding sequence GTGGCCGCCTTCGGAGAGCGGGTCCGATCCGTCGTCGGCGCACGCGGGCCGCTCTGCGTGGGCATCGACCCGCACCTCTCCCTCCTCGCGGAGTGGGGGCTGGCGGCGGACGCCGGCGGCGTGCGCGAGTTCGGCCTCCGCGTCGTCGAGGCGGCGACGGGTCGTGCGGGCTTCGTCAAGCCGCAGGCGTCGTTCTACGAGCGGTTCGGGTCCGCCGGCTTCGCGGCGCTGGAGGAGGTGCTCGCCGCGGCGCGCGCGGCGGGGCTGATCGTCATCGCCGACGCGAAGCGCGGGGACATCGGCTCGACCATGGACGCGTACGCGGCGGCCTGGCTCGCCCCGGGGTCGCCGCTCGAGGCGGACGCGCTCACGATGAGCCCGTACCTCGGCGTCGGCGCGCTGGAGGGCGCGCTGTCCCTCGCGGACGCGCACGGGAAGGGCGCGTTCGTCCTCGCGGCCACGAGCAACCCGGAGGCCGTCGGCGTGCAGCGCGCCGCGACGGAGCGCGGGACGGTCTCGGCGTCGATCGTGTCGGACGTCTCGGCCCGCAACGCGCGCGTCGCCGCCGACGGCGAGTGGGGGAGCACCGGGCTCGTCATCGGCGCGACGGTGGGATGGACGGACGCCGGGCTCGCGCCGTTCGCGCCGCCGGCTCCCATCCTCGCGCCCGGCTTCGGGTTCCAGGGCGCGCGCGGCGGCGACCTCGCGTCGGTCTTCGGGGACATGGCGCCGTGCGTCATCGCCTCCGAGAGCCGGAGCATCCTCGCGGCCGGTCCGGCCGACATCGCCGACGCCGTCGCGGAGGCCGCGCGGGCCTACCGGCGCGAGCGGGACGGAGGATCCGTTGACTGA